In the genome of Deinococcus aquiradiocola, one region contains:
- a CDS encoding class I SAM-dependent methyltransferase: MHWSETFYARQTDVPGIGTAAIHPSHRALAARVTAHLGGPRHLLELGSGGGQFAVCAAREGHTVTAVERVPLLVQHSRSLARKHAVQVRVHRADFYTVRLPAASHDAVCYWDGFGIGTDDDQRRLLRRIAAWLTPAGRAYIDVYTPWYWAHAAGNAPHLPGFARSYGFDPDGCRMLDTYTPTDGTEPFTQSLRCYSPADLRLLLTGTPLHLTELWPGGHYDAQAGVWTPEVPLEQAMSYTAVLAPE, encoded by the coding sequence ATGCACTGGAGCGAAACGTTCTACGCCCGGCAGACCGACGTGCCGGGCATCGGCACCGCAGCCATCCACCCGTCCCACCGTGCCCTCGCCGCCCGCGTGACCGCTCACCTCGGCGGGCCACGCCACCTGCTGGAACTCGGCAGCGGCGGCGGTCAGTTCGCCGTGTGCGCCGCACGGGAGGGCCACACCGTGACCGCCGTGGAGCGCGTACCGCTCCTCGTGCAGCACAGCCGCTCACTGGCACGGAAGCACGCAGTCCAGGTCCGCGTGCACAGGGCCGACTTCTACACGGTTCGCCTCCCGGCAGCGTCCCATGACGCCGTGTGCTACTGGGACGGCTTCGGCATCGGCACGGACGACGATCAGCGCCGACTGCTGCGCCGCATCGCCGCATGGCTCACCCCGGCGGGCCGCGCGTACATCGACGTGTACACGCCCTGGTACTGGGCGCACGCTGCCGGGAACGCGCCGCACCTGCCGGGCTTCGCTCGCAGCTACGGCTTCGACCCGGACGGCTGCCGCATGCTCGACACCTACACGCCCACCGACGGCACCGAACCGTTCACGCAGTCGCTCCGCTGCTACAGTCCCGCCGACCTGCGCCTGCTGCTGACTGGCACGCCGCTGCACCTGACGGAACTGTGGCCCGGCGGTCATTACGACGCGCAGGCGGGCGTGTGGACGCCGGAAGTCCCACTGGAGCAGGCCATGAGCTACACGGCGGTCCTCGCGCCGGAGTGA